The Montipora foliosa isolate CH-2021 chromosome 6, ASM3666993v2, whole genome shotgun sequence genome includes the window ACAACCCCTTGTGTGTATTAATTATTAGGTACTTATGAGAATCTACATCCAGCTCAACCTGCTGATAGGCGTGAGATAAATCAATCTTGCTAAATACCTGTCCCCCAGCTAAGGTCGCAAACAAATCTTCTGTATTAGGTAAGGGGTACTGGTCCACATCAGCCCATTTGTTTATTGTCATCTTGTAGTCACCACACACTCTCAGGGAACCATCTTTCTTGGGGCCCAACACCACTGGGGCAGCCCAGTCACTTTGGCTCACTTTGTAAATGATCCCCTCGTCCTCCAGTCTCTGGAGCTCCTGCTGCACCTTTTCTTTAAGGGCATATGGAACGGGCCTTGCTTTCAGAAAGATAGGCTGTGCACCTTCACGGACCTGAATGGAGGctttatactgctttatgaGTCCATAACCTTTCTCAAACAGGACGTCATACTTAGCCAGGACATCCTCTACAGCAGGCACTTGACACACCTTGAGAATTGTGGACCAATCCAGTTTCAGTTTCTCAAGCCAGTTCCGCCCAAGCAACACAGGCTTTTCGCCTTGAGCCACCACTAGAGGTAGTTGCATTTCCTGGGTCTGATACTTCACAGCGAGTTGAAGTTCTCCCAACAAGGGTAATGGCTCTCCAGAATAGGTTTTCAAGTGGAACTGGGTTGGCTGCACTTTGAGGCGCTTAAACAACTTCTTATACTCCACCTCAGAGACAATGGACACCGCTGATCCAGTGTCAACTTCCATGCTGACTGGCTTACCCTCCAACAATAACTGAACTTGAAAACCTAATCCACCTTGTCCTTTAGACTTGAGAGTGTACAATCCCAGTCCAGACTGCTCCTCAGTCGTACTCGCGGGTAAACCAAACTCCAAATAACGCGTAGATTGCACTTTCCTTTTCTTATCACACATCTTAGCAAGGTGACCCTTCGAGTGACACTGGTAACATTGAACCGACTTGGCCCACACCGTGATGGGGAATGCTTTCCACCACAACGAAAACAACTCACGCCTCCTTCATGCGACTGCCCTGGATTGGCATATTTGCCGACCTTATTGACGGTATCGTCCACAGGCACACAGGCACACTGACGTCTCGAAAATCTTCCTTGTTGGCCAACTCCATGGATTGTGCTGTTTCAAACGCTTTCTTGAAAGTCAAGTCTCTCTCCGCCAACAATTTCTTCTGAATTTGCACGCTTTTCAATCCGCAAACGAGGCGGTCCCGTAACGCTTCTTCCAAAAAAGTTCCAAATTCACACCTCAACGCCAGTCGCTTCAACTCAACCACAAACTGAGCGACCGTTTCGCTCTCAAGCTAATTTGGAAGATGAAATTTAAAACGTTTGGCTATCAAAATAGGTTTAGGAGAATAGTGTGCCACCAAAAGCTCTTTCAACTCAACAAAAGACTTGTCTTTTGGACGGTCAGGGGCTAACAAATTCCGCAAGACTCCATATGCATCTGCTCCGATCAACGCGAGAAACGTAGCAACTTCGTGGTCCTCTTCGACGTAATTCGCAGCAAAATACAATTCCACACGTTCGATTTAGCTTGCAATATTTTCTTTACCATCCACATACTCTCCAACGTGACCTACAAGCGCCATCCTCGTCACCAGAATTGTGATATTCAGGTATAAAACTACGACACAACCGAAACAATGTGCTAGTTCACATTTTTTTAATGATGACCGCGCATGTGCGAAAACCTGACTTACATAAGAGGTCTGGAACCTAATATATTACACTACGTTGTCTTCAACATCCTGTACATCTGCATATCTAgccaaatttaaattaaatcaaGCCTGGTACTCTTATGATGGGCTGTAGGAACGGAACTGTCTTGGTACTGGCTTGGTACTGGTCTTCAAAAAGGACCATTGACAACACCTGCAGGTTATATCCCCTCCAGCTGCTTCTACGTCCACTCGAAATTCGTCTAAACTGGTAAAATCTACAGTGAGGTCCCCATTTCTTGAACCCTCATGTTTTTTGTAACTCTAGATAACTCCAAATACTAAATGCGTATATCGCGAAGCCAGATTACTGTTCAATTTCTCCTTCTTTGAAGTCCCTCTCTCTTGCAAGTAATAAACAGGGTGCAAATAAGATGGAATTTCCAGCTCGCCCTTTGGACAAGTTGGAACCATTACACGCAAGTTTGAAGGCATTTCACAGTAGAATTACGTAATTAGAAAGAAAAAGACGTTCACTTGTTCAGTGAGCAAGTGATCCGTTTGGCAAGTGATGCAGAACATCCACTAGCCTGACAGGGAAATCAACTAGCCGCAGGTTAGTGGAGATGCATTTCTTTGTGCACTGAATAAAGATGAAACTCTTTATTGCTTTGAAAGAAAGATATAAACTTCAAAAGGCATTCGGTGCAAAGGTGGTTTTTAATAGGAGTAGTTTTGAGTGGCTGGTGACGGTCAATTTAACTTCaaaatttgtgttttaaatttccattaaaaaaatatCATGCAAAGACAtggagattaaaaaaaaaaattctacagGGCtggaacaataaaaaaatatctaGCAGTCTAAAAGTCCTACAAACTGTGggattagctttcaattcccagtTAGCTTTGTAGCCTCACTCGTATTTCATATAACACGTGTATCTGATATTAGACAAGCGCATGACCCCTGGCGATCGCATTGTACATACTGTATAATTAAACACTGGAAGCTCCTGTTCTTGACTCCTTGTTACGCGTCTTCAATAACAACacacaaccccccccccccccccaatcaaAAAATCAAACGGTCCACCCCTAAGGTGTAAGGTACGTAAACAAAGGCCGCTTATCATGTGAtttcaagaaccaatgaaagtgcgtattttgatgtgtgatgtcattagagaAAAACTTGCCAGACACGCGCGACTATTAATGATCTTTTGTTCGGAGGTGGAtgaaaacacaattttttttccatttccccgaccattgtgttgtgtacacttgctttgagttttctttaatatttattttcgaaccagcgtgttctatattgagtgaactaaaccggcgtacgtgtTGTTATCGCCCGTTGTTGTCAATTTCGGCCTTCGGCTCacgagtagagcagtttgtttttcctttttaaccatTGAatcgtgaacaatttaatttaatattcaaagaaaatatgctgtttgcaaagtacacaattcaacgatcaatatgacttataattcatggctgtatcttgcaaaataaaaattctacaagggAAACAACTTTCAATgatgtgcgagagagtttgattccccattACAAAACTggaaagtctgaaaacgctttgacgattttttacatggcactgattttattcaacttaattattgtatgttcctgttaaaattacggccgttaaaaaaaattacaggagCACTTTCCATGttaatgttaatgttaatgttaatgTTCCATGTTAATGCAAAAGACgttacattgttgttggagataaaAAGTGTGGAATTTATTGTCGGGAtgttattgtattattgttaactagataagttgagttgctGTACTTTcgaattaaaaaaattacaactgtTGGGTATTtaggaactctgatacaaatctgcaaactatgtattatattgactatCTCGTtagcacttagcgatagctattctcggttttcacatgacgtcacgaccgccatgttggtgcccaaaacaaagaaaaggcggccatgttggtgccccgaccaaatcctcggggaatttaactctattattatgcaaacgcttccttttgttttcgttgaaaaacatggctgttgatcacgtgagtgaaaaccagcaattactTGTTGAGTAGAATATGTGCATTTAAATGCTATTGTGTATGCTACCTTCATCATGCACATCACTATCATTTTCATCATGAAGGTCTCTTAAGCCACTGTTCTTGACTGCAGATGGGTGGGATGATTCTTTACTCCAGGTGGGAAGTGCAAATAAACTGATTGCCAATTTTTTTAGAAGTAGCTTTATTTAAAGTTACTGCTTTTTCAGCGCCCATTTCCCTCATCGGAGTGTTGTGTGATTTCCTTTATATCGACTTTACCACAGAAACAACTTGGTAAAATTCTAGCCATTTTAGCGCAGGAATCGCTTCCTCGTTTCGTCAAAAGGAAGGCAAGTACCGTTCTCGTTCAATAAATGAGAGTTCTTACAAACACCGTGGCTCAACCAATGTTTGTAAAATACGGGTCGATTACAACTCCGCTCAGTTTTCTAAAACCTCAAGGACAAAGGGATTACTAATCCCAGAGGGACTTCAGCTTTATCAAGATTGTTCCAGAAAATAACCTTTCCTCCAAGATTCTTAAAGCTGTCATCAAAATATATTTCCATTCACCAAGGTTCATCTGGTTAAGGTATTTCTTGATCCTGAATTGCTCGCAGTCTTTTCTGAGTCAATCGGACCTTCCGCTTTCGTCTcgcaagcgagccgaggggagaatggtgatAGAGCGAGCTCCACTCTCCCCTCGGCTCGCATGCGTGACGAAAGCCGGCGGTTGGactgactcagaagggactgctagcagtctattTTGATCCAAGAAAATTTAAGACGTTGATTGGACGTGTTAATATCGATCATCCTTAAGCCACTCCTCTTATATTTCatagtcattattttaccaTCCTTTACCATCCCCCAGAGAAATTCATAGTAGagtttcttatctttttgtaatGCCGCGATAACAGTAGGGAGTGGCGTAAGAATGTAGATAAGTTGGGATACCAAGTGACTCTTAATGAGGGTGATTTTGCCTATTAAAGTAAGCCTTCCATAAGTCAATcaaattttggatttttgtaATACTTTCCTCGTAATTTGAAAGAAGCATTGCAAGTTTGTCAGTTACAAACCATATACTCCTGGTGCAAGCACTTTCCCCTCCACCCATACAATGTCCGGCCTATTAAATTGTATCGGGCCCCTTTTAGTTGCTGAACGTACTCGCATTGTTGTGGAAACATTGCTTTTCGAAACTTTTCCTAGGCACGCAAACGAAGAAACATTTGGAGAGGcagcaaaatgtttttgaacaaatTCAGAGACCCTtttgcttcccgggaagcaaaTTTTGTTTCTGCAACAAATGCTTCCTGGAGCCGCAAACGGGGAAACAGTTGTGTCTTTAACAATGTTTCCGCGACTTATTGTTTCCCCGTTTGTGGCTCCTGAACACTTCTTAAGCTCAGAAATCGAATCAAAAACATCAAGAGCTTCAATTGCACGAAGGAAGGAGCCCTCtttaggagcaaggatggcacagtcggttagtgcgcgaccttgctgcaagaggtcccgagttcgatccccggatctcacatccttgtttcggcTTCTTAAAGTTTCCTTTCAGTTAAGCCTAAGTAGCTTAAAtacaacaggaaaagaaaacaaacagcggttacaaacattttcattttatacttgacgtttcgtatgttgcagcatacatcatcagaagtgacggttaaaaactgttacacagaattttaaaaaactagagcgaggaactggtgactagttaaaaagtgtgataacaaaatcgtaacttccggtagtcgattcttccggaagaaattaataaagaaaaagcttctcactaccaatgttttcattgagagagggttttaagtcactgattaatagcgtttctttaattttacattgcatgtcggacttcccagttgcgaggatttcgcaactgttgaaattgaaatggccaaaggacaaaagtatttatgatgTTAGCTTAAATACCCTTAGAGGGAACCTCCATTCTTGATACAAAATAGGTTAAACCGAAGTAAATTACGtgtacaaacaaatttgttcgaaatttgtttttaaaacagtgtttatatcaagaaaagtgaattttaaaatcgcttattttcactttcaaatttcgcgggcgcagccatcttgaataattgtgacgtgctatggttgccctattgttctgacacaaagagcttttgtctaataacaatagggcaaccgtaacacgtcacaattattcaagatggcggcgcccgcgaaatttgaaaacaaaaataggcgattctaaaacttctttatttcggatacaaacacttcCTTTGAAAATACTTAagactgacttgactgtaacggttatttcctgtgatttaaagttatttttttgttgaagtggaggttccctttaagcaTTCATTAACTGTCAAACCACCTGCACAGGACGTTTTACTGTCCTCATcaagtttcacgtcatttactTTTGGGGAAAAAAACTGGAGAATATCGTTGCCGTTTTGTCTTGTTACAGTGCTGCATAACTCACTATAAAAGTGGAGTGTGTCCCTCCCCCAGATGAGGGGGAATGCGGCCTAACGGATGATGAAACAGTTAAGATCATTGGAAAGAAGAGCAACTGGAGCGCTCTGGTGGAAGAAAGCTGAGGTGTTGCATAATGATGTCACAGCAACTTTAAGGCAATTTCTATGGCCCAGACTAAGTTTCCTATTTGGTTTGTTGGGGGCAAAACATCACTGATCCCCAAACCGGGAGAATTTTCAAGTAACAACCAGAGGCCGATAACATGCCTATACACAGTTTACAAATGGTTTACTGCATGTCTGTTGGTTCCAATGGATGAGCACCTGGAGGAACATGGTTTAATGGAGGCTGAGCAGAGGGGAGCTAAGAAGGGGTGCAGTACCATTAATGGATAATTTGTTGATCGACAAAATGGTCACACAAGGCTGTCATCGTGGTAAAGGGAACCTGAGTATGGCGTGGGTAGACGTCACAAAGGCATATGACTCCGTTGATCATGATTGGCTCTGCGAAATGATGGAAGTACACCGATTCCCGAGATGGTTGGAAAGGGTGGTTACCAAGCTCTGCAGCAAGTGGAACACCAAGACTGTCACCACAACAAAGTTAGGCAAGGAAATATCAGAGAGTATCCAATTTAAACGCGGTCTTCCCCAAGGAGACTCACTACGCCCGAGGCTTTTTACCAACTGCCTAAATCCCATCGCATGGTCACTTAAGGCGACAGAGGGGTATAGATTGTCCAAGCCACTGAGCACTAAGGTGACGGACCTTCTCTACATTGACGATCTTAAGATCTATGCAGCGTCGGAGAAGAAGTTGAATACCGTCCTCAGATTAACCAGAGGTAAGATGCAAGACAGTGGAACCCTAAGAAGTGCTCAGTCGTGCATGTTAAGAGGGGTGTAAAAGTGGGACATGAGGAAGGAGTTAAGTTTGATGAGTCATCAGTCATACAGTGTTTGAAAGAAGGCAAGCAGTACAAATTTCTTGGAGTACTGGAAACATCGAAACAAGAAGATCAACTGGCTTTTAAGGTTGCCTCAGAGGAGTATTTGAAGAGACTCTCTGTTATATGGTCCAGCCCTCTTTCAGATTACCAGCGAGTGGTTGCTTCAAACCAGTATGCCCTGCCTGTTCTGAGCTATTTGGTGTGGACCCAGCACCTGCCAGTCACTAACCTTCAACAAATCGATCGAAAAGCACGGAAGATCTTGGTCAGCAATGGTGGTAAACATCCTGTGGGCTCAACCGCATTGTGCTACCTATCGCGGAATCAGGGTGGGCGAGGCGTGAGATCGGTGGAGGACGAGTACAAGGCCATCAAGATCAAAGGCGCACTTAAACTGTTCAAGAACACTGACACGACAATGGAGCTTGTTCGGAAATTCGAAGAACGTTCAGGTGTGCTAGGCCATAGCTCACTCATCAAGGAGGCGACAAGTTTAGAAGAGATCTTGGATTAGAGCTATCTCTTACATACCCTACCCCAATGTGCTGCACGGAGGAAGGTGAAGTAGTGAAAGAGTCAAAGATCAAGCAAAAGCTAAGAAGCGCacagcagaagaaattgaaagatcAGGTATCAGGCCACCCTTGGCAGGGAAAGTTGATAGCTTTTGGATGGGAGGAAGAACAAGAAGGTTCTGGTACAGGGGATGTCCGACAATCCCAAAGCTTTAGTTGGCTGTGGCAATGGAGGACATGCCCAACATATGTTATCGCTGGCGTGTTTGAGCTGTACGAACAGTTACTTCCCACCCGAGTGTACCAGAGTAAGAAGACAAGAACGGGATCAGACCAGATTATGTGCCGTTTACGTGGCAAGGCAGCTGAGACGTTGGCACACATATTAGCTGGTTGCTCTGTGCTTGCGCAGTCCAAATATCTGCAACGACATAATgcggtgttgaaagtaattttttttgagaTGCTGCACAGCCTAGACCTAATGGACAGTGTACCGCCATGGTATTCACTGAGCGAGCCTAAACCTGTCTATCAAAATGACCGAGCGCAAGCCTTGTGGGATGTCCCTGTTTTTGCAGATCATGTGACGGTGAGAGCTAACAGATTTGACGCCCGAATAGTTGATAGCACAGCAAAGTCTGTCATCTTGCTGGAGATGAGCTGTCCTTGGATGAACAACAGAGAGATCAAGAGCTGCgagaagacggaaaagtatgcCCAATTGCGACTGGAATCGAAGAGGCAGTTTCCTGGATATCAAGTGAAAAAGTTTAACATCGTAATGGACGTGTTAGGAGGATATAGTGAGGAACTGGAGAGCACCATCCGAAGTCTTGTAGGAGTTAAAAGGGGTAAAGAACTATTGTTGAAAATGCAGAAGGTCGTTTTGTCTGAAAGTCTGAACATTGCGAGATTTTTCAAAGTGTTAACATAAGTAGATAATAACGCCCGTCAGAGATAACAgaacaattatttattattactgggttgcctatggcaaaccagtcgagttcttcgtttagtttgtttgttttctttttttcttttttttagttttttttttttccgtgtcggtaaaagtcttgcctgtcactcccctggtaagtggtgtctttgtgtatagagccttctatGCGTatgttcttaggatcgagagggtagtggaactgcgtagatttctctggtggacacagtagaatcattaacttagcctgcaatggcttcgaaagtcatgtaacgcgaatggcgttttagtggatccttaaacaaaatatacccttatggagctcaataatggaaagtcagttggataaactaggcaggaagctcaaaagcgacgagtactggacttcgacaacaatctattgcccgtcgagacgaaatcaaagtgagctctatttacctgaagtacatggtaatttgacacgattgagtttcttgtcttcacgcacgcaatgaaataggaagaggttttcgcctctaagagcaaatatgttgttagtttcaataagTTTTTCGCtagaaaaggattctgtggtattttctgcctttgtgaattataatatcatgttgtgtattgaattttcgagcttaaggttgaaatgtgatatgggagaagttttttagtattgctctgtaagcaggaagggttcacaggcctgttggaagcgtgcttgagtttcaacaaaatgagccccaaaatcagtgaaaacttgtgacgcagatgaataat containing:
- the LOC138005934 gene encoding uncharacterized protein, with amino-acid sequence MVTQGCHRGKGNLSMAWVDVTKAYDSVDHDWLCEMMEVHRFPRWLERVVTKLCSKWNTKTVTTTKLGKEISESIQFKRGLPQGDSLRPRLFTNCLNPIAWSLKATEGYRLSKPLSTKVTDLLYIDDLKIYAASEKKLNTVLRLTRGKQYKFLGVLETSKQEDQLAFKVASEEYLKRLSVIWSSPLSDYQRVVASNQYALPVLSYLVWTQHLPVTNLQQIDRKARKILVSNGGKHPVGSTALCYLSRNQGGRGVRSVEDEYKAIKIKGALKLFKNTDTTMELVRKFEERSGVLGHSSLIKEATSLEEILD